A genomic region of Ignavibacteria bacterium contains the following coding sequences:
- a CDS encoding glycosyltransferase — translation MFKILFVVASSDINGTEKIALEIAKNLNSQKFEVYFAIPREGSISNELYNTNIKEIIFNDDGINVITFKGARNLFSIIKKNKFDIVHSHSSSIPGLVSKIANVNLKIETRHGLFYSDNELEHLSIKRFFFEYTKKFYFDLITTVSENDKKRLSKYFKYDEDKMETIYNGLNLDVFESYKKHYNSNASEDLLIGNVGRLSYQKNHKLLLNVFSKLISKFPNLRLQIIGDGELKNDLLKQIEELNLKGKVELIPYQKNIYEYISKFDLMVMTSRYEGVPLVILEAMAIGVTVVSSDVGGVNEIIKDGRTGILINSFYDDDFVKKISELINSFEKIKEISFNASKEIQNFSVENMVKNYEDLYLRHLNKLFY, via the coding sequence ATGTTCAAAATTTTATTTGTTGTTGCATCCAGCGATATAAATGGTACGGAAAAAATTGCATTAGAAATTGCTAAAAATCTGAATTCTCAAAAATTTGAAGTGTATTTTGCAATACCAAGAGAAGGTAGTATTTCCAATGAATTGTACAATACTAATATTAAAGAAATTATTTTTAATGATGATGGAATTAATGTAATAACCTTTAAAGGCGCACGGAATTTATTTTCTATTATCAAAAAAAATAAATTTGATATTGTGCATTCACATTCAAGTTCAATTCCGGGCTTAGTTTCTAAAATCGCTAATGTTAATCTTAAAATTGAAACTCGCCACGGTCTTTTTTATTCCGATAATGAACTTGAACATCTTTCAATAAAAAGATTTTTTTTTGAATACACCAAAAAGTTCTATTTTGATTTAATCACTACTGTATCAGAAAATGATAAAAAAAGATTATCTAAATATTTTAAATATGATGAAGATAAAATGGAAACAATTTATAATGGTTTAAATCTAGATGTATTTGAAAGTTACAAAAAGCATTATAATTCAAATGCTTCAGAAGATCTTTTGATAGGGAATGTAGGAAGATTGTCATATCAAAAAAATCATAAATTGCTTCTAAATGTGTTTTCAAAATTAATAAGTAAATTCCCGAATTTAAGATTGCAAATTATTGGAGACGGAGAATTAAAAAATGATTTATTAAAACAAATTGAAGAATTAAACTTAAAGGGTAAGGTTGAACTTATCCCATATCAAAAAAATATTTATGAATATATTTCAAAATTTGATTTAATGGTAATGACTTCAAGATATGAGGGTGTTCCGCTAGTGATACTTGAGGCAATGGCTATTGGTGTCACTGTAGTTTCATCGGATGTTGGAGGGGTCAATGAAATTATTAAAGACGGTAGAACAGGCATTTTAATAAATTCTTTTTATGATGATGATTTTGTAAAAAAGATTTCTGAATTAATTAATAGTTTTGAAAAAATTAAAGAAATCTCATTTAATGCATCAAAGGAAATTCAAAACTTTTCAGTTGAAAACATGGTTAAGAATTATGAAGACTTGTATTTGAGGCATTTAAATAAATTATTTTATTAA